The genome window GGAGTTGCTCCACGACCACGACGGAATTGTCCACCAGGAGGCCGAATACCAGCACGAGCCCCGCAATCGTCAGCAAATTCAGCGTCAGACCGAGCGGCTGCATGACCAGCATGGCCACGGCCAAGGAAACGCCCACGCTGAACACCACGACGACCGTGGCCCGCACACTGCGGAGCATGGTCAACAGCACAATCACGACCAGCAGGAGCCCGGCGCCGCCCCGCCAGCGCAGATCGTTCATCTGGTCGCGCACCTCTTCGCTCCGATCATCGGCCACAATCAGCCGCGCACCCTCCGGCAGGTCGGCCTCCAGCTCTTCGAGCGCCGTATACACGTCGCGGGCCACATCAATCAGGTGACTGCCCTTCGCCCGGTCAATGCGCAGCGTCACCACGGGCTGCCCGTCAATCCGGCTGATGGACCGCACGGGCGCCGGCTCCATGTCCACGGCGGCCACATCCTTCAGCGTGACCTGCGCGCCGCCGGTTTCCCTGAGGACGAGGTCCCGGAACGCCGGTATCCGGTCTTCGGACGTCCGCATGAGGAGCGCGCTGCGACTGCCGTCGCGGAGCCGGCCGTACGCATCGTCCCCCAGCAGCTCCCGGATGCGCCCCGACACTTCCCCGGCACCGATGCCCGTGGCCGTCAACCGGTCCGGATTGAGGGTGATGCGCAATTCGCGCTGGGTCCCGCCGATTATTTCGATGTCGGACATACCCGGGATGCTCTGCAGGCGGGGCCGGATGCGCCGGTCGGCCAACGTGCGCACTTCATCCAGGGAGAGGGGCGCAATCAGCTGCACGGTCATGAACCCTTGTTCGTCGCGAAGCGATTCGGGGATCTGCTTGGTCAGGCGCGGCCACACACGATCGGGCAGCGTACCCCGGAGCACCGTCAATTGCTCGTTCAACTGCGCCACGTACAGGCCCACGTCCACGTCCTTCGATACGTGCAGCGTAAGCGAGGCCATCCCCTCCTCCGACAGGCTTTCGACGGATTCGGTGCCCGGGACGCGCTGGATGGCCCGTTCAATGGGCGCCGTTACGTAGCGTTCGACGGCCCGGGGCGATGCTCCCGGCCAGCCGGCTGATACCCGGACAATGGGCAATTCGACCTGCGGGACCCATTCGAGCGGCACCTGGAACGTGGCCCAGATGCCAGCCAAAAGGATGGCCCCGGACCAGGCCAGGACGCCCACCGGACGCATCATCCACCGTTCAATCCAGTCGAAACTCATGATTCACGCGTGACGAGTGCGTAGGCTACAGGTACCACGAACAGCGTCAGCACCGTAGCGGCCATGAGGCCGCCCACGATGGCAATGGCCATCGGGGCCCGGAGCTCGGCGCCTTCCCCGAACCCGAGCGCCAGGGGCAGGAGGCCGAGGACGGTCGTGATGGTGGTCATCAGGATGGGCCTCAGACGGTCCCGCCCGGCTTCCAGGATGGCCGCGTGCGTATCCAGGCCGGCCGCCCGGCGCTGATTGATGAAGTCCACCTTGACGATGGCATCGTTCACCACAATGCCCACCAGGACCACGCTGCCGGTGAGGCTCATGAGGTTGATGGTCTGCCCGGTCATGGCCAGGACGGCGGCCACACCCGAGGCAGCCAAGGGTACCGTGAGCAAGACCACGAGGGGCTGCGTGAGCGACTCGAACTGGGCCGCCAGGATCAGAAACACCAGGACCACGGAGAACAGCAGGCTCCACAGCATGGCCTGCAGGCTGTTCCGGAAGGCCTCGTTGGCGCCCCCGACATTCCCCCGGACGGTGTCCGGAAGCCGTTCGGCCAGAACGGTTTCCGCCGCGCCGGAGGCTGATTTCAGGTCCGCTCCGGGCGCCACATCGGCCAGGATCCGGAGGACGGGCGATTGATCGGTTCGGTAGAGGGACGCCGGGAGCTCGACGAACGCGGCGGTGAGAAAGGTGGAGAGCGGCATGGGACCACCGGGCGTCACCACGCGCTGCGCCATCAGCTGCTGGATGCTCCCAATGCCTTCGGTCCGGAGTGTGATCGGGATGTCTTCGTTGATGGACCGCAGGTCCGTGGCGTGCACGCCACGCGCCCCGGCTTCCAGGAACGCCGTAATGGAGGACGCCTGCACGCCATACCGCGCCAGCGCATCCCGCTTGAAATCCAGACGGTAGGCCGGCACGTTGAACGCATCGGCCCGGCGCACATTGTTGAGTTCGGGGCGGTCGGTGAGGGCGGCGAGCACCGCATCGAACGGAACAGCCGCTTCCTCGCGGCGGTCCGCCACGAGATCGATGAACAGGTCCGACTCATCGCTGGCCAACAGCTCCTCCAACTGCGTCCGGACAACGGTCACTTCCACGGTCATGTCCGCGGCGTGGGGTGCAGCGCGGGCAGCGTCCAGGGCCTCGTCCAGCGAAACGCCCGGCGCCAGCATGAGCGACAGGTCCCCTTCATAGGACGGCCGGGGGTCAATCTGCAGGCGGGCCTCATCGCGTTCGCCCAGGTCCGCCAGCACGTGATCGAAGGCCGCGTCCTGCAACAACACGGCGGCCAGGTCCGCCGATCGCGCATCCAGGAGCGGCAGGTCCGCGTCCGCGGGAAGTGAAACGTGAAGGTTCAGCCGCCCCTGATTGGTGCGTGGCACGACTTCCCGCGGGAGTACGTCCAGGATGATGGTCGCTGCAGCCACCAACAGCACCCCGCCGGCCACGACCCAGCCTTTTTTGGCCAGCGCACGCGTCAGGGCCCGTTCGTAGTTCCTGACCAGCCGGGAGGCGCCGGAACTGGCGGGCGCGATCGCGGGCGCGACAACATCCGGGCCGGAGTCCAAACCCAAGCCCGTACCCAAACCAGACAGGACGCGCTCGTCCCGTGCCGCTATCAGCGGCACCGCCGTCAGGCCCACGATCAGACTCGCCGCCAATGACGTGATGACGGCGAGCGACTGGTCCAGGAACAGGCGTCCGGCCAGGCCCTCCACGAACGTGAGCGGAAGGAAGACGGCGATGGTCGTGAGGGTCGATGCCGTGATGGCCCCGGCCACCTCCGACGTACCCTGGATGCCCGCCTTGCGGGCTGGCATGCCGCTCTCGCGCAGCCGCGCGATGTTTTCGACGACCACGATGGCGTTGTCAACGAGCATCCCGACGCCCAGTGCCAACCCCGACAGCGAAATCAAATTGAACGTGACGCCGAGGGCGTCAAAGGCCACGAGCGTCAGGCCGAGCGACAGCGGTACGGCGACCGCCACGGCCAGGAGGGCCTGGCGACGGCGCAGGAATACGAACAGTACGACAATGGCCAGAAGACCTCCGAGCAGCACCGCCTGCGCCACGCCCCCGATGGCCTCCTGGATGAAGCGGGACTCATCGATGACCACATCCACACGGACGTCCGGCATGCCATCGGACATTTCGGCCAGGGCGGCGCGGACCTCGTCCGCCGCGCGCACCGTGTTGGCATCGGGGCGGCGTTCCACCAGCAGCATGAGGGTTTCGCGGCCGTCCAGGCGGACGAGTCCGCGCCGCTCATCCACCCCTTCCCGCACATCGGCCACGTCCCGGAGACGGAGCGATCGGTCCCCGCGGCGCGCAACAATGGCATCTGCAATGTCCTCGATCGTCTCGAACTCGCCCGTGACTTCCACGGCGTACTGGAACGGACCACGGCGGATGGCCCCACCCGGCTGCGCCACGTTCGCCCGGCGCAGGGCCGTTTCAATGTCGGTGACATCCACGGCGTGCGCGGCGAGCCGCGCTGGATCCAGGAGGACATCCACCCTCCGGTCAAATCCGCCCGTGACCACCACCCGCGCGACATCCCCCAACTGCTCCAGCCGCCGCGCAATGATTTCCTTGCCGACGGTTTTCAGGCGGACCAGGTCCCCGGAGCGGCCCGAGGCGCCGTCCCCGGCCTCGGAAAGGGCCAGAATCATGATGGGCCGGTCGTTCGGATCCAGTCGCAGCACCACCGGGCGTTCGGCTTCATCCGGCAACTGATCTCCCAGGCGATCCAATTGCTCCCGGACCTCCAGGAGCGCCAGGTCGAGGTTCACGTTCCATCCAAAGTCAAGGCGGATCATGCTCCCGCCGAGCATGGACCGGGCCGTAATGCGCTGCACCCCCTGCGTACCGGAAATGGCCTCTTCCACCCGCTCCGTGATGGCCCGCTCCACCCGCTCGGGGGGTACGTCCGGATAGGCCGTCCACACGACCAGCGTCGGATAGCGCAAATCCGGGAGCAGGGATACCGGGACCCGCACCCACGCGGCGAGCGCGGCCACGGCTACCAAAAGGAAGAACGCCGTGACGGCCACGGGCCGCCGGAAGCACGCCGCAATGAACGGATTGGACGCCCCGGGGGATTCCGGATGGTTGCCGGGACTGCTCACTGAACCGTCACCCGGGCATCGTGGGACAGGGCATGGTGCCCCGCCACGGCAAGACTGTCTCCGGGCTGGAGCGGATCCAGGATCTCGACCAGGCCCCCACTCCGGCGTCCCGTCGTCACGTAGGTCCACTGCGCGCGGCCGTCCTTGACCACGAACACCAGATCGCGTCCCTGGCGAACCAGGACGGCCTCGGCCGGCACCACCATACGATCCTGCAGACGTCCCGATTCCAACTGGACATAGGCAAACAACCCGGACAGCAACGTCCCACCCCGGTTCGGGACCTCCACGGTCACACGCCCCGTGCCGGTTTCCCGGTCCACGGACGGATTCACGGACCAGATCCGTCCCGTCAGGACCGAATCGCCGAGCGCCGGAATGCGAACCCGAGCCACAGCGCCCTTGCGCAAGCCAACGATGTCGGCTTCCAGTACATTGACGGTCACTTTCATGCGCGCGTCATCCAAAAGGGTCAGCACGGTCTCGCCGACCGCGACCCGCTGGCCTTCCTCCACTTCCAGATTCGCGATACGGCCGGTGAACGGTGCGCGGACCGTCATGCGGGACAGCGCCAACTCCGCCCGTCGCACGCGCTGCTCGGCCTGTTCCAGGCCCGACAACACCGCCTCCACTTCGTTCCGGCGCGAACCGCTGCGGAGCACGTCCGCGTCATGGGCGCGGCGCGCCATCTGGAACTCCTCGAGCGTCAGGCTGCCGGCCTCGTAGGCTTCCCGAGCCTGCTCGAAGGCGCGCCGCGCCCGCTCCAACAGGGCCGAGTCGGGCGCTTCGCTGTTCGATCCCACACGTTTGCTGGCATAATCGATCTGCGCCCGCAACAGTTCACTGGAGGCCTCCTCCAACTCCAACTCCTGATCGCGGGAGTCCAGCCGGAGCAGCGCCTGTCCTTCCTGGACGCGCGTTCCTTCGTCCACCAGCCGTTCACGGACCAGCCCGGAGGCTTCCGGACTCACCCCTGCCTCCCGCCAGGGCGTCAAGTGACCCGTGGCCTCGGCCAGGATCAGGAAGTCCGTGGGCTGCAATTCAACAGCCTGCACCCGCGCCCGCGCGGAGACCCGCTCGGCGTCGGGCCGGTCCTCGGCGTTTTCCACTTCGGCGCCGGTGAGTTGCGGCCAGAATGCGTACGCGCCAACGGCAACGGCCAACACGACGAGCACAAGGGCCGCGGCCTTCCAGGGTTTCATGCCTTCCAGGGTCTGTTTGATGGATGTCCATTCAATCGGAAGACAATGTAAGCCCTTGAAAGGTTGCTGTCAGCGGAGCAGAACGATGGAGCGTGTACGCGTCTCTGCGCGCATCTGTCCGTCCGCAGTCAGACGAATCAGGTACATGCCACTGGCACGACCGGAGGCGTCGAAACGGACTTCGTGCCGTCCGGAGGGCAACCGACCGTCCACCAGCACGGCCACTTCCCGGCCCAACAGGTCATGGACGGTGAGCCGGACCGCGGCCGGCTCGGCCAGTTCGAATGGGATGAGGGTCTGCGGATTGAACGGGTTCGGATAGGCCGCGAGCAGCCGGGTCGCGGTCGGTACCACCTCCGGTTCGGTCGCGGTGGCGCCCCCAGAGCCGGTCAGTTCCACCACATCAATCCACATGACCGCACCGTCCGAACCCCCGAACCACGCATCGGACACATTGAACCAGTTTGCGTTCACGTCCATCTCCCACGCACTGTCCACACGCTGCCCGAGGGGCGGGCCGCCCACGAGGGCGTATCGTTCATAGGGCGCGCCGTAATCCTCGAAATGGATGCTCACGAAGAAGGTCCGATCCACTTCCACGTCCGGCAGGACGAAGGTCATGGGGACGCCCCCGACCACGGTCGGGTCCTGGTATTCCCATTGTTCGTTCTCGACGGTGACCATGTTGAATACGGGGGATGCGTACAACAGGTCAACCGGCCCCGACGCTGCGGTACCGGACCATACGGCGACCGATACGTCCTGCGAATACGCATCCGTGTGGCTGTACCCCAACCAGTACCGGATGGCGCTCAGGAATCCGACCGGTTCGCCCGAGGGCAACTCCATCAACTGGGCCTTGGCCCGGTCCAGGTAGCCGTTGGTCCCGAACAGGAATCCACCATTCGATGCCTCATAAACCTCTCCGGCCGACGCATCGCGCGTGGAGCCCTCCAGGAATACCAGATGCCGGCGGGCAATCGCGCGGACTTCGTCGGCGGTCAACGCGCCGCCGTACAGCCGAAAATCATCCACCCGGACGTCCATCCCGCTGAGCTGCTGGCCGAACCGGAGAAAACCATTGTTTTGCGGAATGGTGAACTCCCCGACCGGCATCGGATGGCCAACGAGCACCGGGTATCCATTCATGTACACGGTCTGCCGGGTCCCATCGTAGGTCACCATGTAGTGGAACCACCCATCCTCCTTCGCCAGGATGCCGGCTTTGGCCTGCGTGTACGACGACGAGGCCGCCGTGCCGCTGATCTCATTGATTATGCCCTCCACGTCGCTGGGGCCCCACAGCCCGAGCGTCGTTTCGCCTTGCGCATCGGCCAGCCGGAAAATCAGCGATGCATCCCGCGTATTCTCGCCCAGCTCAATCCACGCTCCCACGCTCACCGCGGTGCGCGGCGTACCGTCGGTCAGGAACGGCAACACGAGCACGGCCGACTCGGACAACTGGATGGCCGACTGCGGATTTCCGAAGCGGTCCGGCGCCCAGGACGACCAGTTCGTTTCATTGTAGCCGGGGAACCCGATGGTGCCGTCGAACGGCAAGTGCAGCAGGAGCTCGGCAGAAGTCGGGTCGCCACCCGGCTCGGTAACCGTAATAAGTTTCTCAGCCAAAGACGCACCCCCCTCGGGATCGAGGACCAACAGGAGTGATGTATACACGCCTGGGGTTGTATAGGTGTGCGACACCTGGACGCCGACTTCGATATCCGATCCGTCTCCGAAATCCCACGCATACTCCAGCGGTGAGCCTTCGGGGTCGCTCGATCCCGATCCATCGAACGTAACCGTCAGCGGTGCGGGACCGCTGGAGGTATTCACCGTGATCACGGCCGTCGGCATCTGATTGGAGGACGGCTCGGTAACCGTAATCATGGACGATGCGGTGCCGGTCTCGCCTTCGTCATCCGTCACTGTCAGCGTCACGGTGTACGACCCGGCCGACGTATAGGTATGCGTTGTCGTGACCCCGCTGGCACCCTGCCCGTCGCCAAAGGTCCAGGACCACGCCTGGATGTCCCCACCGTCCGGATCGGAGCTGGTGCTGGCATTGAAGGTCACCAGGAGTGGCGCCGGACCACCCTCAGGCGATGCCGTGAAGGCCGCAACCGGCGCCTCCGTCCCCGACTGTTCTTCCGGCCACAGATTGGACGTCAGGATGAGATCAATGAAGTCCTGGTTCTTGGCCTCGCAATAGTACCGCTCCGTCACCGGCTTCTGGACCGGGAACGCGGCATCCTGGCTGTTGCCCGATGCGGCCGTCCGGTTCTCGAAGAACCACTGGTACGTATTGTTCGTGCCGCCAACCGGGCATCCAAGCGCCCAGACGGTGCCCTGATCCAGCGCCAGCACGTCGAACGACTGCTGCGGGGCATAGCTCACGAACGTCAATCCGAGGTTGTTCTGCAGGTCATCGAAATGCAGCCGGTTTCCCGCCACGTCGAGGGCCAGGAAGCCCGAGGGGAGGCCCCGGAAGTCGGGCAGGTCCTCGATGTTGTTCTCCTTGATGGACAACCCCCGCAGCGCCGGCATGGTCGTCATGGATTCCGGCACTGCGCCCGTCAAGTGGTTGTTGTTCAGCTGCAGGGTGACCAGGTTGGACGCGTTCCCGATTTCCGGGGGAAGTTCACCCGTCAATTCGTTGTTGAACAGATAGATTTCCGTAGCCGGGGTGTTGCCGAGTCCCGCCGGAAGCGGTCCGCTCAACCGGTTGTTGGACAGATTCAGGCTCCCCAGCATGGGCATGTCCCCGATGGAGCCGGGAATGCTCCCTGTCAGATCGGCCTGGAATACCCAAAGGCGCTCCAGGGACACCATTCCGCCCCACTGGGCCGGTAACGGGCCCGTGATGGCCGTGTCGTACAGATACAGTTTCTGCAGTTGCCACAGGTTGTTGATGGTGGCCGGAATGGGCCCCGACAGGTTTTCATTCCAGGACAGATCCAGCTCAAGCAGCGTCGTGATGGAGCCGATGGATGCGGGGATGCTGCCTTGCAGGTTGTTGCTGGACAGCGACATGAGGCGCAGCGCGCTGAGTCCGCCTATCCCTTCCGGCAGCGCGGTCAGTTGATTCTCGAACCCGTTCAGGATGGTGAGTTGTTTCAGGTTGCCGATAGTGGACGGCAGTCCGGTCAGCTGATTCCCCCAGAACACCAGTTCCTTGAGCGCGACCAGGTTTCCAAACGACTCGGGGATGTTTCCCGTGAAGGTGTTCCGTTCCAGGTTCAGGGTTTCCAGTTTGGTCAGGTTGCCCATGCTCGCCGGCAGGGGCCCGCTCAACTGATTGAAGGCCAGACTGAGCAAGCGCAGTTCGGTCAGATTGCCGATTTCCGTCGGCAACGTCCCTTTCAGCCCCAACTGCGAGAGTCCCAGGCCCGTGACCCGGTTGTTCTCCACCGCAAGGAAGCCCCACGACGAAACCGGTCCGGAAAGCCAGCCGGGGTTGGATTGCCAGTTCGGGCCGTCCGTGGCATTGTATATGGCGACCAGCGCCAGTGAATCTGCGACCGATACTTGACCCTGGACGGGTGTTGCAGCCAACAGAAGGGGCAGGATCAGGAATGAAAGGCGGAAGGAACGAAGAGAACGGCGCATGGCCTTCTGGCTCCATATTGGTGTCCATCGGAACACTAATCATGCCCGTCCTCATGGGCTGTAATCCGAATTGTAGGCCGGCCGTAGTCCTTTGCCCTACGATTATCTATACTCAGGCAGAGCCCTTGTATCCACCCACTCACCGGTACATGTGTCATGAAACCCTTGACTTCCCTCCGCTCCGCACTCTGGCTCGTTCTCATGGCCATCCTGTGCGTCCCCGTGTCCACGGCCCAGGACCTGCAGGTGACCGCCATTCGCGCCGGGCACCTGGTGGACACCGCCAGCGGCACGGCCACGCCGGACCAGATCATCCTGATTGAACGGAACAATGCCCGCGGCCGCGGGACCATCGTGGCCATCGGATCCGACGTGGAAATCCCGGAAGGCGCGGACATCATTGACCTGAGTGACCACTATGTACTCGGTGGCCTGGTCGATGCGCACGATCATCTGGCCATCACCTACAAGGAGGATCCGGAGAGCAACAACTATTACTTCACGACGCTCATGGATTCGACGCCCATCCGGGCCATCCAGGCGTTTTCGACCGGGTTCCAGAAGCTCTCATCCGGCTTCACCATTGTCCGCGACCTCGGCAACAACGGCCTCTACGCCGACACCGCCCTCCGTCAGGCCATCGCCCAGGGATGGGTCCCCGGGCCGACCATCATCAACTCGGGCATCATCATCGGGGCCTTCGGTGGCCAGTTCTACGAGATTCCGGAGCGCGAGGACACCGTCTACCCCGAGTACCTGAATGCCGACACGGATGACGAGATCGTCAAGGCCATCCGTCGCAACATCCATTACGGCGCCAAGGTCATCAAAGTCTGCGTGGACTGCCAGGCCTATCCGTACACCACGGAGCAGCTGAAACTGTTCGTGAGCGAGGCCGCCAATGCCGGTCAGAAGGTGTCCGGGCATGTCCAGACCCGGGAAGGCGCCCTGCGTGCCATAGAGGCCGGTCTCTGGTCCATCGACCACGACAACGCCATGGATCCGGAAATCCATGCGATGATGGCGGCCAAGGGCGTGTGGCGTGTGGGTACGGAGACCCCGAAAGCCGATTGGTCCCGGGTAAGCGATGCGCGCTGGGAACGCCGTACGGCCATGCTGCGGGACGCCTTCGATCAGGGCGTCAAGCTCGCGTTTTCGACCGATGCGGATTATTTCATCCCGGGCCTGCACCGCGGCGAATTGACCATTGAATTCCTGGAGACCTGGAAAGCCGCGGGCATCCCGGACGCCGACATCCTGAAGATCATGACCACCAACGGCTACGAAATCAGCGAACTGGAAGATGAGCGGGGTCCCATCCGCGAAGGCTTCGCGGCAGACATCATTGCCGTCCCGGGTAATCCGCTGGAGGACATCGATGCGCTGCGCAACGTGACGTTCGTCATGAAGGACGGACTGGTGTTCAAGCACGACGGCATCGTGGCCCCCATGGACTTCTTCCACAACGGTCCCCAGTACGGCTGGCGGGTTCGCTGATTGTAGTGTGAAGAGTCCGTAAAACGGTGAAGTCCGGTTGCCGGCATTCGATCCTGTTGT of Rhodothermales bacterium contains these proteins:
- a CDS encoding amidohydrolase family protein produces the protein MKPLTSLRSALWLVLMAILCVPVSTAQDLQVTAIRAGHLVDTASGTATPDQIILIERNNARGRGTIVAIGSDVEIPEGADIIDLSDHYVLGGLVDAHDHLAITYKEDPESNNYYFTTLMDSTPIRAIQAFSTGFQKLSSGFTIVRDLGNNGLYADTALRQAIAQGWVPGPTIINSGIIIGAFGGQFYEIPEREDTVYPEYLNADTDDEIVKAIRRNIHYGAKVIKVCVDCQAYPYTTEQLKLFVSEAANAGQKVSGHVQTREGALRAIEAGLWSIDHDNAMDPEIHAMMAAKGVWRVGTETPKADWSRVSDARWERRTAMLRDAFDQGVKLAFSTDADYFIPGLHRGELTIEFLETWKAAGIPDADILKIMTTNGYEISELEDERGPIREGFAADIIAVPGNPLEDIDALRNVTFVMKDGLVFKHDGIVAPMDFFHNGPQYGWRVR
- a CDS encoding efflux RND transporter periplasmic adaptor subunit, encoding MKPWKAAALVLVVLAVAVGAYAFWPQLTGAEVENAEDRPDAERVSARARVQAVELQPTDFLILAEATGHLTPWREAGVSPEASGLVRERLVDEGTRVQEGQALLRLDSRDQELELEEASSELLRAQIDYASKRVGSNSEAPDSALLERARRAFEQAREAYEAGSLTLEEFQMARRAHDADVLRSGSRRNEVEAVLSGLEQAEQRVRRAELALSRMTVRAPFTGRIANLEVEEGQRVAVGETVLTLLDDARMKVTVNVLEADIVGLRKGAVARVRIPALGDSVLTGRIWSVNPSVDRETGTGRVTVEVPNRGGTLLSGLFAYVQLESGRLQDRMVVPAEAVLVRQGRDLVFVVKDGRAQWTYVTTGRRSGGLVEILDPLQPGDSLAVAGHHALSHDARVTVQ
- a CDS encoding PKD domain-containing protein, producing MRRSLRSFRLSFLILPLLLAATPVQGQVSVADSLALVAIYNATDGPNWQSNPGWLSGPVSSWGFLAVENNRVTGLGLSQLGLKGTLPTEIGNLTELRLLSLAFNQLSGPLPASMGNLTKLETLNLERNTFTGNIPESFGNLVALKELVFWGNQLTGLPSTIGNLKQLTILNGFENQLTALPEGIGGLSALRLMSLSSNNLQGSIPASIGSITTLLELDLSWNENLSGPIPATINNLWQLQKLYLYDTAITGPLPAQWGGMVSLERLWVFQADLTGSIPGSIGDMPMLGSLNLSNNRLSGPLPAGLGNTPATEIYLFNNELTGELPPEIGNASNLVTLQLNNNHLTGAVPESMTTMPALRGLSIKENNIEDLPDFRGLPSGFLALDVAGNRLHFDDLQNNLGLTFVSYAPQQSFDVLALDQGTVWALGCPVGGTNNTYQWFFENRTAASGNSQDAAFPVQKPVTERYYCEAKNQDFIDLILTSNLWPEEQSGTEAPVAAFTASPEGGPAPLLVTFNASTSSDPDGGDIQAWSWTFGDGQGASGVTTTHTYTSAGSYTVTLTVTDDEGETGTASSMITVTEPSSNQMPTAVITVNTSSGPAPLTVTFDGSGSSDPEGSPLEYAWDFGDGSDIEVGVQVSHTYTTPGVYTSLLLVLDPEGGASLAEKLITVTEPGGDPTSAELLLHLPFDGTIGFPGYNETNWSSWAPDRFGNPQSAIQLSESAVLVLPFLTDGTPRTAVSVGAWIELGENTRDASLIFRLADAQGETTLGLWGPSDVEGIINEISGTAASSSYTQAKAGILAKEDGWFHYMVTYDGTRQTVYMNGYPVLVGHPMPVGEFTIPQNNGFLRFGQQLSGMDVRVDDFRLYGGALTADEVRAIARRHLVFLEGSTRDASAGEVYEASNGGFLFGTNGYLDRAKAQLMELPSGEPVGFLSAIRYWLGYSHTDAYSQDVSVAVWSGTAASGPVDLLYASPVFNMVTVENEQWEYQDPTVVGGVPMTFVLPDVEVDRTFFVSIHFEDYGAPYERYALVGGPPLGQRVDSAWEMDVNANWFNVSDAWFGGSDGAVMWIDVVELTGSGGATATEPEVVPTATRLLAAYPNPFNPQTLIPFELAEPAAVRLTVHDLLGREVAVLVDGRLPSGRHEVRFDASGRASGMYLIRLTADGQMRAETRTRSIVLLR
- a CDS encoding efflux RND transporter permease subunit, with amino-acid sequence MSSPGNHPESPGASNPFIAACFRRPVAVTAFFLLVAVAALAAWVRVPVSLLPDLRYPTLVVWTAYPDVPPERVERAITERVEEAISGTQGVQRITARSMLGGSMIRLDFGWNVNLDLALLEVREQLDRLGDQLPDEAERPVVLRLDPNDRPIMILALSEAGDGASGRSGDLVRLKTVGKEIIARRLEQLGDVARVVVTGGFDRRVDVLLDPARLAAHAVDVTDIETALRRANVAQPGGAIRRGPFQYAVEVTGEFETIEDIADAIVARRGDRSLRLRDVADVREGVDERRGLVRLDGRETLMLLVERRPDANTVRAADEVRAALAEMSDGMPDVRVDVVIDESRFIQEAIGGVAQAVLLGGLLAIVVLFVFLRRRQALLAVAVAVPLSLGLTLVAFDALGVTFNLISLSGLALGVGMLVDNAIVVVENIARLRESGMPARKAGIQGTSEVAGAITASTLTTIAVFLPLTFVEGLAGRLFLDQSLAVITSLAASLIVGLTAVPLIAARDERVLSGLGTGLGLDSGPDVVAPAIAPASSGASRLVRNYERALTRALAKKGWVVAGGVLLVAAATIILDVLPREVVPRTNQGRLNLHVSLPADADLPLLDARSADLAAVLLQDAAFDHVLADLGERDEARLQIDPRPSYEGDLSLMLAPGVSLDEALDAARAAPHAADMTVEVTVVRTQLEELLASDESDLFIDLVADRREEAAVPFDAVLAALTDRPELNNVRRADAFNVPAYRLDFKRDALARYGVQASSITAFLEAGARGVHATDLRSINEDIPITLRTEGIGSIQQLMAQRVVTPGGPMPLSTFLTAAFVELPASLYRTDQSPVLRILADVAPGADLKSASGAAETVLAERLPDTVRGNVGGANEAFRNSLQAMLWSLLFSVVLVFLILAAQFESLTQPLVVLLTVPLAASGVAAVLAMTGQTINLMSLTGSVVLVGIVVNDAIVKVDFINQRRAAGLDTHAAILEAGRDRLRPILMTTITTVLGLLPLALGFGEGAELRAPMAIAIVGGLMAATVLTLFVVPVAYALVTRES